The Vitis riparia cultivar Riparia Gloire de Montpellier isolate 1030 chromosome 3, EGFV_Vit.rip_1.0, whole genome shotgun sequence genome includes a region encoding these proteins:
- the LOC117911129 gene encoding uncharacterized protein LOC117911129 — protein sequence MGFTSGQGVVTLLVLTASLLAVGMANRPIAGKPANHWNSGFNHSIWGPRNNPFHPNNTRPPKKFIVGGSERWRYGFNYTDWALKNGPFYINDTLVFKYDPPNSTTFPHSVYLLPNFGSFLTCDLSRAKQVATVAQGGRKGFEFVLKNLWPHYFACGEHNGLHCKEGMMKFSVMPLFRPCHG from the exons ATGGGTTTCACTTCTGGACAAGGAGTAGTCACCTTACTGGTGTTAACTGCTTCCCTGTTAGCGGTCGGTATGGCAAACAGACCCATTGCAGGTAAGCCTGCAAATCACTGGAATTCCGGCTTCAATCACAGCATTTGGGGTCCCAGAAACAATCCTTTCCACCCCAATAATACCCGGCCTCCCAAGAAGTTCATCGTCGGTGGATCGGAGCGCTGGCGCTACGGCTTTAACTACACTGATTGGGCTCTCAAGAATGGACCCTTCTACATTAACGATACTCTGG TGTTCAAGTATGATCCTCCAAACAGCACCACATTTCCTCACAGCGTATACTTGCTGCCAAACTTTGGGAGCTTCCTGACGTGCGACCTGAGCAGAGCCAAGCAAGTGGCTACGGTGGCGCAAGGAGGCAGAAAGGGgtttgagtttgtgctaaagaaCTTGTGGCCTCACTACTTTGCCTGCGGGGAACACAATGGGCTGCACTGCAAAGAGGGAATGATGAAGT